In the genome of Pseudomonas sp. LBUM920, one region contains:
- a CDS encoding ATP-dependent DNA ligase — translation MKAFAELYANLDATTSSNAKLAALQAYFRQAPPDDAAWAVYFLSGGRPRQLVPTRLLRDMATQASGIEPWLFEESYQSVGDLAETISLLLPESTYTSQDGLAVWLEEKLLPLRGLPPLELAERLPALWAQLDQPSLMVCIKLITGSFRVGVSKLLVTRALAAMADLDSKRVAQRLVGYTDLSNRPTPEGYLKLIAAESSDEHAQRGGQPYPFFLAHGLSQPVEQFDALLGSPADWQVEWKWDGIRAQLVKREGRLWVWSRGEELVTERFPELHSLVSGLPDGTVIDGEIVVWKDAVQPFALLQQRIGRKTLSKKVLEDAPVAVLAYDLLEFEGEDWRNHTQAERRTQLEQVIAQCNQPVLLPSPSLTGTSWADLAHQREASRQLGVEGMMLKAKDGLYGVGRTKDMGVWWKWKVDPFSVDAVLIYAQRGHGRRASLYSDYTFAVWDGPPGTERTLVPFAKAYSGLTDEEMRKVDAIVRKTTVEKFGPVSSVTPSMVFELGFEGIALSKRHKSGIAVRFPRMLRWRQDKAVDEADNLATLQDLLT, via the coding sequence ATGAAAGCCTTCGCCGAGTTGTACGCCAACCTCGACGCCACCACGTCCAGCAATGCCAAGCTCGCCGCGTTGCAGGCGTATTTTCGCCAAGCCCCGCCCGACGATGCAGCGTGGGCGGTGTACTTCCTGTCCGGCGGGCGACCTCGGCAACTGGTGCCCACCCGTTTACTGCGCGACATGGCCACTCAAGCCTCGGGCATCGAGCCATGGCTGTTCGAAGAGAGCTACCAATCGGTCGGCGATTTGGCCGAGACCATTTCCCTGCTGTTACCCGAATCCACCTACACCTCGCAAGATGGCCTGGCGGTGTGGCTCGAAGAAAAGCTGCTGCCCCTGCGTGGTTTGCCGCCTCTGGAACTCGCCGAACGCCTGCCCGCGCTGTGGGCCCAACTGGATCAGCCGAGCCTGATGGTCTGCATCAAGTTGATCACCGGCAGCTTTCGCGTCGGCGTGTCCAAACTGCTGGTCACCCGCGCCCTCGCCGCGATGGCCGACCTCGACAGCAAGCGCGTGGCGCAACGCCTGGTGGGCTACACCGACCTGTCCAATCGCCCTACGCCTGAAGGCTACCTCAAGCTGATCGCTGCCGAATCGTCCGACGAACACGCGCAACGCGGCGGGCAACCGTATCCGTTTTTTCTGGCCCATGGGTTGTCGCAGCCGGTGGAGCAGTTCGACGCCCTGCTCGGCTCCCCCGCCGACTGGCAGGTGGAATGGAAGTGGGACGGCATACGCGCGCAGCTGGTCAAGCGTGAAGGCCGGCTGTGGGTCTGGTCGCGGGGCGAGGAGCTGGTCACCGAGCGTTTTCCCGAACTGCACAGCCTGGTCAGCGGCTTGCCGGATGGCACGGTGATCGACGGCGAAATCGTGGTGTGGAAGGACGCGGTGCAACCTTTCGCCCTGCTGCAACAGCGGATCGGCCGCAAGACCCTGAGCAAGAAGGTGCTTGAGGATGCTCCGGTCGCCGTCCTCGCCTACGACCTGCTGGAGTTTGAGGGCGAAGATTGGCGCAATCACACCCAGGCCGAACGCCGCACCCAACTCGAGCAGGTGATTGCTCAGTGCAACCAGCCTGTGCTGCTGCCATCGCCTTCGCTGACGGGGACCTCTTGGGCAGACCTCGCGCACCAACGCGAGGCGTCGCGCCAGTTGGGCGTGGAAGGCATGATGCTCAAGGCCAAGGACGGCCTGTACGGCGTGGGCCGCACCAAGGACATGGGCGTGTGGTGGAAATGGAAAGTCGACCCGTTCAGCGTCGACGCGGTGTTGATCTACGCCCAACGTGGCCATGGTCGTCGCGCCAGCCTGTATAGCGACTACACCTTTGCAGTGTGGGATGGCCCGCCCGGCACCGAACGCACGCTGGTACCGTTTGCCAAAGCCTATTCCGGCCTGACCGACGAGGAAATGCGCAAGGTCGACGCGATTGTGCGCAAAACCACGGTGGAGAAATTCGGGCCGGTCAGCAGCGTGACGCCGAGCATGGTGTTTGAGCTGGGCTTTGAGGGCATTGCCCTGTCCAAGCGCCACAAGAGCGGGATTGCGGTGCGGTTTCCCAGAATGTTGCGGTGGCGCCAGGATAAGGCGGTGGACGAGGCAGACAACCTGGCCACGCTGCAGGACCTGCTGACCTGA
- a CDS encoding ligase-associated DNA damage response exonuclease, producing the protein MDLVIARPEGLYCPAGDFYIDPWRPVERSVITHAHGDHARTGNQHYLAAAPGEGILRSRLGQDINLQTLAYGEQLVHHGVTLSFHPAGHVLGSAQVRLEYQGEVWVASGDYKVEPDGTCAPFEPVRCHTFITESTFGLPIYRWQPQAQIFAGINDWWQANIAAGKASVLFCYSFGKAQRILHGIDASIGPILSHGAVEPLNRVYREAGIYIPETLYAGDFKKTDPLLRQALIIAPPSAGGSSWIKRFGDYSDAFASGWMRLRGTRRRRGVDRGFVLSDHADWPGLLWAIEQTGAERVMVTHGSVGVLVRHLREKGLDAQGFTTEYGDDEEEASA; encoded by the coding sequence ATGGACCTTGTCATCGCCCGGCCCGAAGGCCTCTACTGCCCCGCCGGAGATTTTTATATCGACCCATGGCGGCCGGTGGAGCGCTCGGTCATCACCCACGCCCACGGCGACCACGCCCGCACCGGCAACCAGCACTACCTGGCCGCTGCGCCCGGTGAAGGCATCTTGCGCTCGCGCCTGGGCCAGGACATCAACCTGCAAACCCTGGCCTATGGCGAACAACTCGTGCACCACGGTGTGACCCTGAGTTTTCACCCTGCCGGGCACGTGCTGGGTTCAGCCCAGGTGCGGCTGGAATACCAGGGCGAAGTCTGGGTCGCCTCCGGCGACTACAAAGTCGAGCCCGACGGCACCTGCGCGCCCTTCGAACCGGTGCGTTGCCACACCTTTATTACCGAATCCACGTTCGGCCTGCCGATCTACCGCTGGCAGCCTCAGGCGCAGATCTTCGCCGGTATCAATGACTGGTGGCAGGCCAACATCGCCGCCGGCAAGGCCAGCGTGTTGTTCTGTTATTCGTTCGGCAAGGCCCAGCGCATCCTGCATGGCATCGACGCCAGCATTGGCCCGATCCTCAGCCATGGCGCGGTCGAGCCCTTGAACCGGGTGTACCGCGAAGCCGGCATCTACATCCCCGAAACCCTTTATGCCGGCGACTTCAAAAAGACCGACCCGTTGCTGCGCCAAGCGCTGATCATCGCCCCGCCGTCCGCAGGCGGAAGCAGTTGGATCAAGCGTTTCGGCGACTACAGCGACGCGTTCGCCAGCGGCTGGATGCGCCTGCGCGGTACGCGGCGGCGCCGCGGGGTGGACCGCGGCTTTGTGCTCTCGGACCACGCCGATTGGCCGGGGCTGTTGTGGGCCATCGAGCAAACCGGCGCCGAGCGGGTGATGGTCACCCACGGTTCCGTGGGCGTTCTGGTGCGTCACCTGCGGGAAAAAGGCCTGGATGCCCAGGGCTTCACCACCGAATACGGCGATGACGAAGAGGAGGCCAGCGCATGA
- a CDS encoding penicillin acylase family protein produces the protein MASPALSHFLPRFGVAAAVASALSLAGCQLQSTQDTLPPVAGVQPIKGLAQNVSVRRNAQGMPLIESNTFHDALFSLGYVHASDRITQMVTLRLLAQGRLAEMSGPEVLDVDRFMRAVNLKKSAGELYNASSPRLKRFFEVYARGVNAYLFRYRDKLPPDLAQTGYKPEYWKPEDSALLFCLLNFSESSNLQEELSSLVLAQKVGVDKLAWLTPSAPDEPIPADEADKLKGVNLGQITGLAGLESVGQQLSSLNALAVTTSSNWAIGPQRSRSGKSLLASDLAAQPQAPSPWNYVQIRAPKYQAVGASIAGLPTLLSGFNGKVAWSMSAVKGDTQDLFLEKVKRQGNALYYENNGKWLPATVRNETYFAKGQRPLREVVYETRHGALLNSSQALTSGFGLALQTADFKDDKSLDAFFDLSRAQNAGKASDATREIRAIALNMIFADASNIGWQVTGRFPNRREGQGLLPSPGWDARFDWDGYADAMLHPYDQDPAQGWIGTANQRTAPRGYGMQLSNSWDAPERSERLAQLANAGKHDSRSMIAMQYDQTTLFAAKLKTMFQAPGMAQPLKQAIDALPAADAAKAREALNRLMAFDGRLAPTSADAAIYELFLQESTKQIFLDELGPENSASWKAFISNANLSYSASADHLLGREDSPFWDDVRTAQKEDKPAILARSLAAAITAGDSQLGGDHKAWQWGKLHTTTWKNTNGQVIRGPFASGGDHNTLNPAPYRWGQDFTTTQVPALRMIVDFGQIEPMMGQGGIGQSGNPASPNYANGIDPSLKAQYLSFPMQPQNFDKVYGKTRLTLTPGK, from the coding sequence ATGGCCTCGCCAGCCCTCTCACATTTTCTTCCCCGGTTCGGCGTTGCCGCGGCAGTGGCCAGTGCATTAAGCCTGGCCGGTTGCCAGCTCCAGAGCACCCAGGACACCCTGCCACCCGTTGCCGGCGTGCAGCCGATCAAAGGCCTGGCCCAGAATGTGTCGGTACGCCGCAATGCCCAAGGCATGCCGCTGATCGAAAGCAACACCTTCCATGACGCGCTGTTCAGCCTCGGTTACGTGCACGCCAGCGACCGCATCACCCAGATGGTCACCTTGCGCCTGCTGGCCCAGGGCCGTCTGGCGGAAATGTCCGGGCCAGAAGTGCTGGATGTCGACCGCTTCATGCGCGCGGTCAACCTGAAAAAAAGCGCCGGCGAGCTGTACAACGCTTCGTCGCCGCGCCTCAAGCGCTTCTTTGAAGTGTATGCGCGGGGCGTCAACGCCTACCTGTTCCGCTACCGCGACAAGCTGCCGCCGGACCTCGCCCAGACCGGCTACAAACCCGAGTACTGGAAACCGGAGGATTCGGCGCTGTTGTTCTGCCTGTTGAATTTCAGCGAATCGAGCAACCTGCAAGAAGAGCTCTCCTCGTTGGTGCTGGCGCAGAAAGTCGGCGTCGACAAGCTCGCCTGGCTCACGCCAAGTGCGCCGGATGAGCCAATCCCGGCGGACGAGGCCGACAAGCTCAAGGGCGTGAACCTGGGCCAGATCACCGGCCTTGCGGGCCTGGAAAGTGTCGGCCAGCAGTTGAGCAGCCTCAACGCCCTGGCGGTCACCACCTCCAGCAACTGGGCCATCGGCCCACAACGCAGCCGCAGCGGCAAAAGCCTGCTGGCCAGCGACCTTGCCGCCCAGCCGCAAGCGCCGTCGCCGTGGAATTACGTGCAGATCCGTGCGCCCAAATACCAGGCAGTCGGCGCCTCGATTGCCGGTCTGCCGACCCTGTTGTCCGGCTTCAACGGCAAAGTCGCGTGGAGCATGAGCGCGGTCAAGGGCGACACCCAGGACCTGTTCCTGGAAAAGGTCAAACGCCAAGGCAACGCGTTGTACTACGAGAACAACGGCAAATGGCTGCCGGCCACCGTGCGCAACGAAACCTACTTCGCCAAAGGCCAGCGGCCACTGCGTGAAGTGGTCTACGAAACTCGCCACGGCGCCCTGCTCAACAGCAGCCAGGCGCTGACCAGCGGTTTCGGCCTGGCCCTGCAAACCGCCGACTTCAAGGACGACAAGAGCCTGGACGCGTTTTTCGACCTGTCCCGTGCGCAAAATGCCGGCAAGGCGTCGGACGCGACCCGGGAAATCCGCGCCATCGCCCTGAACATGATCTTCGCCGACGCCAGCAACATCGGCTGGCAAGTCACCGGCCGCTTCCCCAACCGCCGCGAAGGCCAGGGCTTGCTGCCGTCGCCGGGCTGGGACGCGCGCTTTGACTGGGACGGTTACGCCGACGCGATGCTGCACCCCTACGATCAGGACCCGGCCCAAGGCTGGATCGGCACCGCCAACCAGCGCACCGCGCCACGCGGCTATGGCATGCAGCTGTCCAACTCCTGGGATGCACCGGAGCGCAGCGAACGCCTGGCGCAGCTGGCCAACGCCGGCAAGCATGACAGCCGCAGCATGATCGCCATGCAGTACGACCAGACCACCCTCTTTGCCGCCAAACTCAAGACCATGTTCCAGGCGCCGGGCATGGCCCAACCGCTGAAACAGGCGATTGATGCATTACCGGCGGCTGACGCGGCCAAGGCACGCGAGGCGCTGAATCGCCTGATGGCGTTTGATGGCCGGCTGGCGCCAACGTCTGCCGACGCGGCGATCTACGAGCTGTTCCTGCAGGAAAGCACCAAGCAGATCTTCCTCGACGAACTCGGCCCGGAAAACAGCGCCAGCTGGAAAGCCTTTATCAGCAACGCCAACCTGTCCTACTCCGCCAGCGCCGACCACCTGCTGGGCCGCGAAGACAGCCCGTTCTGGGACGACGTGCGCACGGCGCAAAAAGAAGACAAACCGGCGATCCTGGCCCGCAGCCTGGCCGCCGCGATCACGGCCGGCGACAGCCAATTGGGCGGCGACCACAAGGCCTGGCAGTGGGGCAAGCTGCACACCACCACGTGGAAAAACACCAACGGCCAGGTGATTCGCGGGCCGTTCGCCAGCGGCGGCGACCACAACACCCTGAACCCGGCGCCCTACCGCTGGGGCCAGGACTTCACCACCACCCAGGTGCCGGCGCTGCGCATGATTGTCGACTTCGGCCAGATCGAACCGATGATGGGCCAGGGCGGCATTGGACAGTCCGGCAACCCGGCCAGCCCGAATTATGCGAACGGCATCGACCCGTCGCTCAAGGCGCAATACCTGAGCTTCCCGATGCAGCCGCAGAACTTTGACAAGGTGTACGGCAAGACCCGGTTGACCCTGACGCCTGGCAAGTAA
- a CDS encoding glutathione S-transferase N-terminal domain-containing protein, translating into MIDLYYWTTPNGHKVSLFLEEAGLPYKVHPINIGQGDQFKPDFLKIAPNNRIPAIVDQRPSDGGAPISLFESGAILLYLAEKTGQFLPKDLRGRQEALQWLFWQMGGLGPMAGQNHHFSQFAPEKIPYAIKRYVDETARLYGVLDRRLADRPFVAGDDYSIADMAIYPWIVSHKWQSQRLEDFPHVQRWFNSIKERPATVRAYELVQKVNPPKA; encoded by the coding sequence ATGATCGACCTGTATTACTGGACTACCCCTAACGGTCACAAAGTTTCACTGTTCCTGGAAGAAGCCGGTTTGCCCTACAAGGTGCACCCGATCAACATCGGCCAGGGCGACCAGTTCAAACCAGACTTCCTGAAGATTGCTCCCAACAACCGTATCCCGGCCATCGTCGACCAACGCCCGAGCGACGGCGGCGCGCCGATTTCATTGTTTGAATCCGGCGCCATCTTGCTGTACCTCGCAGAAAAAACCGGCCAGTTCCTGCCCAAAGACCTGCGCGGTCGCCAGGAGGCATTGCAGTGGCTGTTCTGGCAAATGGGCGGGCTGGGGCCAATGGCCGGGCAGAACCATCATTTCAGCCAGTTCGCACCGGAAAAAATCCCTTACGCGATCAAGCGCTACGTCGATGAAACCGCGCGCCTGTATGGCGTCCTGGACCGGCGCCTGGCGGATCGCCCGTTCGTGGCAGGCGATGACTACAGCATTGCCGATATGGCGATCTACCCGTGGATTGTTTCCCACAAGTGGCAGAGCCAGCGCCTGGAGGACTTCCCCCATGTGCAGCGATGGTTCAACAGCATCAAGGAACGGCCAGCGACGGTTCGGGCATATGAGCTGGTGCAGAAAGTGAACCCACCCAAAGCCTGA
- a CDS encoding ABC transporter ATP-binding protein, translated as MNLGLSVHNANVSYGRRHIVHDLSLPTLPHGSLTALIGPNGAGKSTLLRAVAGLEKMQGVVRLGDLALSAMSVAERARRVTYMPQNLPPGLSLSVLESVIAALRVAHVEGIPLSSEACLREAFEALQRIGIAHLADQLLSTLSGGQRQLVSLAQLIARRPQVMLLDEPTSALDLNYQLKVMDCVRGLVREHNLIAVVVLHDINLAARFADHIAVLRQGRLYASGVADEVLDPALFADVYGVRVRIERCSQQSLQVLVDGAV; from the coding sequence ATGAACCTGGGCTTATCGGTGCACAACGCCAACGTCAGTTATGGCCGGCGGCACATCGTGCATGACCTGAGCTTGCCTACCCTGCCCCACGGCAGCCTGACCGCGCTGATCGGCCCGAATGGCGCGGGCAAATCCACCTTGCTGCGCGCTGTGGCCGGGTTGGAAAAGATGCAAGGCGTGGTAAGGCTCGGCGACCTGGCCCTGTCGGCCATGTCCGTGGCCGAGCGTGCGCGCCGCGTCACGTACATGCCGCAAAACCTGCCGCCGGGCCTGAGCCTCAGCGTGTTGGAAAGCGTGATCGCCGCATTGCGCGTGGCCCATGTGGAAGGCATTCCCTTGTCCAGCGAGGCCTGTTTGCGTGAAGCGTTTGAGGCGTTGCAGCGCATCGGTATCGCACACCTGGCCGATCAACTGCTAAGCACCTTGTCCGGTGGCCAACGCCAATTGGTCAGCCTCGCCCAACTCATCGCACGCCGCCCACAGGTGATGTTGCTCGACGAACCCACCAGCGCCCTCGACCTCAATTACCAGTTGAAGGTCATGGACTGCGTGCGAGGGCTGGTACGCGAACACAACCTGATCGCCGTGGTAGTGCTGCATGACATCAACCTCGCCGCGCGGTTTGCCGACCACATTGCCGTGCTGCGCCAGGGCCGCTTGTACGCCAGTGGCGTGGCGGACGAGGTGCTTGACCCGGCGCTGTTTGCCGACGTTTACGGCGTGCGGGTGCGCATTGAACGGTGCTCGCAGCAGTCGTTGCAGGTGCTGGTCGATGGGGCTGTGTAA
- a CDS encoding iron ABC transporter permease gives MTTQTLDLATATHGYRRLLARRAWLLALLGTALVCAMLVDLASGPSGMGLLALLDGILHPSHLSATDQVIIWNVRLPYALMAVLVGCALSLAGAEMQAILNNPLASPFTLGVSSAAALGASLVIVFPVTTLWVSANTAISISAFIFAAASVFLLQAMSRLRGAGVESLVLFGIALVFSCNAVVALLQLVATEDVLQQLVFWTLGSVTRANWDKLGILALVVAVVMPFSFAAAPRLTLLRMGEDRAQSFGVDVKRLRFFSLLRISLLSATAVAFVGTIGFIGLVGPHIARILVGEDQRFLLPASALTGALLLALSSIASKLIMPGVIVPVGIVTALVGVPIFVVLVFKRGRQL, from the coding sequence ATGACCACTCAAACCCTTGACCTCGCCACTGCCACTCACGGCTACCGCCGCTTGCTGGCACGCCGCGCCTGGCTGCTCGCGCTGTTGGGCACGGCGCTGGTCTGCGCGATGCTGGTGGACCTGGCCAGTGGCCCCTCGGGCATGGGCCTGCTGGCGTTGCTCGATGGCATCCTGCACCCCTCGCACCTGAGCGCCACCGACCAGGTGATCATCTGGAACGTGCGCCTGCCCTATGCACTGATGGCGGTGCTGGTCGGTTGCGCGCTGTCGCTGGCCGGGGCCGAAATGCAGGCGATTTTGAACAACCCGCTGGCCAGTCCATTTACCTTGGGCGTGTCGTCGGCGGCGGCGTTGGGCGCATCACTGGTCATCGTATTTCCGGTGACCACGTTGTGGGTGTCAGCCAATACGGCGATTTCCATCTCGGCCTTTATCTTCGCGGCCGCCTCGGTATTTTTGCTGCAAGCCATGTCGCGCCTACGCGGCGCGGGCGTGGAAAGCCTGGTGTTGTTCGGCATCGCGCTGGTGTTCAGTTGCAATGCGGTCGTGGCCTTGCTGCAACTGGTCGCCACTGAAGATGTCTTGCAGCAACTGGTGTTCTGGACCTTGGGCAGCGTGACCCGGGCCAACTGGGACAAGCTCGGCATCCTCGCGCTGGTCGTGGCGGTGGTGATGCCGTTTTCCTTCGCCGCCGCACCGCGCCTGACCCTGCTGCGCATGGGCGAAGACCGCGCGCAAAGCTTTGGCGTGGACGTGAAGCGCCTGCGGTTTTTTTCATTGCTGCGTATCAGCCTGTTGTCAGCCACCGCCGTGGCGTTTGTAGGCACCATCGGTTTTATCGGCCTGGTCGGTCCGCATATCGCGCGGATTCTGGTGGGTGAAGACCAACGCTTCCTGCTGCCCGCCAGCGCCTTGACCGGCGCGTTATTGCTGGCGCTGTCGTCGATTGCCAGCAAGCTGATCATGCCGGGCGTGATCGTGCCGGTCGGCATCGTCACCGCGCTGGTGGGCGTGCCGATTTTCGTGGTGCTGGTGTTCAAGCGCGGGAGGCAGCTATGA
- a CDS encoding ABC transporter substrate-binding protein yields the protein MFKPRNVLKLGVLFAALVLGHAETAAAHEVTDVLGRKVEVKDDVKRVVLGEGRLISAFALLDKDAPFQRIVGWQNDLKLLDPHTYNAYVAKFPSVKDIPLIGQASEQSVSAEEILSLKPDLAVFSISGHGPTEHSAVADVLAKAGIPVVFVDFRINPVQGTHTSMNALGQALGRERQANAFLAFYDQHIKVITDAVATLPAGPRPSVFLELLAGAWQAPGHTTGKSGMGEVIKLVGGRNIAADVVPGALGDISVEYALKADPDVYVATGNHKPGLILGAGVSTDEAREAFDRVLARPEFAHLRAIREGNAHGLWHDFYNSPYNLLAIEALAKWVHPQLFATLDPQTTMEQINQQFLGMPLQGAYWVDAKTK from the coding sequence ATGTTCAAACCCCGCAACGTGCTCAAGCTCGGCGTGCTGTTCGCCGCGCTGGTACTCGGCCATGCCGAAACCGCCGCCGCCCATGAAGTTACCGACGTGCTGGGCCGCAAGGTCGAGGTAAAGGACGACGTTAAACGTGTGGTGCTCGGAGAAGGCCGCTTGATTTCGGCATTTGCCCTGCTCGACAAGGACGCGCCGTTCCAGCGCATCGTTGGCTGGCAGAACGACTTGAAGCTGCTGGACCCGCACACCTACAACGCTTATGTGGCGAAGTTTCCCTCGGTGAAAGACATCCCGTTGATCGGGCAGGCGTCGGAGCAAAGCGTCAGCGCCGAGGAAATTCTCTCGCTCAAACCCGACCTGGCGGTGTTCAGCATTTCGGGCCACGGCCCGACCGAACACAGCGCGGTGGCAGACGTGCTGGCCAAGGCCGGCATCCCGGTGGTGTTCGTCGACTTTCGCATCAACCCGGTCCAGGGCACTCACACCAGCATGAACGCGCTGGGCCAGGCCTTGGGTCGTGAACGCCAGGCCAACGCCTTCCTGGCGTTCTATGACCAGCACATCAAGGTCATCACCGATGCCGTCGCCACCTTGCCCGCTGGCCCACGCCCCAGCGTGTTCCTCGAATTGCTGGCCGGTGCCTGGCAGGCGCCAGGGCACACCACCGGCAAAAGCGGCATGGGTGAAGTGATCAAGCTGGTCGGCGGGCGCAATATCGCCGCCGACGTGGTGCCGGGTGCGCTGGGCGATATCAGCGTCGAGTACGCACTGAAAGCCGATCCGGACGTGTACGTGGCCACCGGCAACCACAAGCCGGGCTTGATCCTGGGCGCTGGCGTGAGCACTGACGAAGCACGTGAGGCGTTTGATCGCGTATTGGCGCGGCCGGAATTCGCCCATCTTCGGGCCATCCGCGAGGGCAATGCCCACGGCCTGTGGCATGACTTCTACAACTCGCCGTACAACCTGCTGGCGATCGAAGCGCTGGCCAAGTGGGTTCACCCGCAGCTGTTCGCCACGCTCGATCCGCAGACGACAATGGAGCAAATCAACCAACAGTTCCTGGGCATGCCGTTGCAGGGTGCTTATTGGGTTGACGCAAAAACCAAGTAA